The Oreochromis aureus strain Israel breed Guangdong linkage group 16, ZZ_aureus, whole genome shotgun sequence genome includes the window AACTGGGCGGTGGATGTGCGGCTATATGTGCAGGCGGGGCCGTGCGCATGTCATCACACGCATGTCATCACACGCATgtcatctgccttaaaggcgtgaataaaggtttcttcagccaggacacgTGAGGGCGTGATAtccatacttatgtgttgtaccgagtgaatcgactgaaagggaacTTTACTcacatgttttcagtttgttcatGTTCCGTTGATTTTCCATATGTACCCTGTTTATTACTACTTCCTCTGTGTTATTAGTCAGACTTAGCTGTGTTCTCACCTGCTTCTAatcatcatcaacatcatcatcatcatgtgtATTTATGCCCTCAGTTCCCGGTCTTGTCATTCTGTCTGTTCCTCCTGTATGTTTTGAGTTCAGTCAGCCAGCCaaccattcattcattcattcaattAGTCTGTTAGTCAGTCCATCTTCTCATGTTCTGTTCATCCTGGCTTCACAAAAAACACTGTCTACATTCTTCACCAGCCtgtgagtcctgcgtttgggtcctctcttCCTTCCTTCCACACATCGCATAGAGACTGTTTATACATAGGGCCCAGAATTCTGTGCTTACACCCCTGAACCTTATACAATCTGTGGTGCCAactcataaacacaaacacacttgctGTGTATATAGTAttgtactttatttttttaaaagcagctctGTGGAAAGAAGGCAGTTTTAAAGCAGCACAGCAAAAAatcctggcacaacttcacctgcttccaaggtgcatggagaagtTTTAAAGCAGCAGCCATGTGAATCCATAACCTACTAAGCAATCACTTCTTTCTTCCTCTATCTTTGAATTATTTTGCAAACTGTGaaactgatatttttttaaatatatacatcATGTCAGTTATATTTTCTGAATTACCTTTGTGATATAAGTGTACAATGAGCAAGACAACAGGGGCACCCAAAAAGCTGCTAAACTAGTATTTGAGCCACAATAAACACGTCACTCACATTTTATGCTTAAACAAAGATGAAAATATGACTCTTATGCTTGAGAAACATAATTCTGTTTACTGTAAAAGACAATAAGTTTACCAATTTACATCTTAATGCAACGTGTTAGAGATATGGCATTAAGACACCTTAAGCTCAAACGATAAGACTACCTGGATTAAATCTGAAACCAGATGTGGAAATGTATTTTAGTTTACCtctgaaaaaaatgcattaattgTCTTTAGATCTTTGATAGTGTGGTCAAATTTAACTAAACAATAATGCTGTTTACTTAGGTTCGGTTGCCTAACCTTCAAAaacagctgtgtttgtgttggtaCATGGATTTTTATATGCAAACACAAATGTTTTCTCTTTAACAAGCTCCATCACGTTATAGaatagaaaaacactgaacttaAAAACAGACCTAAACCTAAgcctttggaatacttaataactaaactgaaactaaaataagcaaactgaaaaaaaaaccctaaactagaattaaagaagtgaaaattaagaaataaaaatgacaaatataAAACCATGATAACTCTGATCTATATTTTAtctataaaacatgtttaactctatttaaaagtaattttaagaTGATGCATTTATAGTTGATGTTATGAGTCCTCCATTTGTTGTCATGTACAAGAGAATAATGTacaatttttaaatttcattttgctctattttcattttgtagtTAAGAAACTCTTAATTTTGAAGGgattgattttcttttaaaacaaactaaacccAAAATTCTGTTTCGTATTTTGGTGAGTTTAAATCCATATATGAGAGGATTCATAACTGGAGGGATGATGAGAAATTCAATAGTGATGAAGTTTTGGAGGCTTTGAGGTAAACGTGTAGAGCCAAATATCATGTACACTGGatcaaaaactaaaacaaaaaggaaagtcaTCAAAGAGATCAGGTGGGGCACACAGGTCTGCATAAACTTTACCCTGTCCTCTCTGGACCTCACACATGTTTTAATAAGATGCATGTAAGTCCAAACTATAAAAAGCCAATGAGACAGATAAACAATAAATGTTACATAtgcactgatgttttttctAAAGGTGTCAGCTTCAGGACAAGCAAGTTTAATAATTAACCAGTTTAGACACAAGACTCTCTGAATCTTTATATCACATAACTTCAGTCTTGACGTTATCAGGATATTCataaagaaaatacagaaaGGTGTTAGCCAGGAGAAACACACCAGCTGAGAGAGCCTCCTCTTAGTCATGAAAGAGTGGTAGTGCAGAGGTCGACATATAGCCAGATACCTGTCAAAGGCCATAACAGCTAAAATGGACAAATCACTACAGGCAAATGAGTACATGATAAAAGCTTGTAAAAGACAACCTTCATATGAGATTCTGTGAGAAGACGACAGTAAATCTAAAAAGAATTTTGGGTAGAAACCTGTGGACCCATAAAGTGCATTAATGCAGAAGCTGCTCAGTAAAATGTACATAGGTTCATGCAGGTTTTCATCCAAGACAATAAGCAGTATAAGAGCGATATTGATAATTAAAATCACACAGTAATAAAGTAAGGTGGCTAACAAGAGGGGTACTCTGTAATTCGTTGTCTCATTAAATCCTACCAGAATGAAAATTCTTACATTAGACACATTATCCATGATTAGAAAGCACATCAACCTTCTTTGTGTAACAATGTAAGTGTACAGAGCACAGAGCTGCTGTATCTACATCCCTAACAATATCTGCTCTTCCTCTACGCCTCCTGTtaataacaaaacacacagacacacaccaggGAATTTGACCTCTAAGGACGAAAAAGTTACAGAATTGATGATGGCAAAAGTTTCTTCAatctaatataatataatataacaaaTCAGTTAATCAGTCAACCCACATTAagtgtttttattaattttttaagaCTCCCCCGCccccaaaaaaaggaagaatgaAAGTGTAACCCATGTGAAATACAGGGCTGCAAAATCCCTTTTTGTTATTTAAGGCTATAGCCTGTTATTGTCACAAGGGGGTGCTGTGATGCAGTCTTGTGTTCTGACGACCTTGCGTCTAGTGCGCAGGAAGCATTACTTGTCTCTTCCTGTGAGATCTTCCCTTTGATGGCGGTCAAGTGCGTGTTGGAGCGCATGGAAAATAATATCTTGGTATGCAATGCTGCAACTCGGTTAATGAGACCAGATTGTTTTATGTATAAATGCTAATAAGCTACTGCTTTATTAGGCCCCGAACTCTGACCACAAAGGGAAAACATCTGTCAAGTTATTTGTGTTGGAAAATCCCGGTGAGTCACGTGCTTTTGTTAGCTACCTGTTAAGTTAGATAATGTATTTCACTAGCCGATTCAGCTCAGAAACCTTTGAACAAAAACCAATCGGGAGCTATGAGAATCTGGTGTGTTGTTTTGCTTCTCTTGTTGTTCTTTACAGTGTGTTTATAAGTGTTGAATGCTTTGAGCTAACGATGTTTTACTGGCGATGCTAGTTGCTAATAGCTGTTAGCCACCCCACCGCCCGAAGCCATATTCCGATCGGGGAGGTATTCAGATAGAAGCACTAGCTCTGTATATATTAGAATGGTTATGTCTTAATAGATATGAGCATATTACAAGTTTAATAGTATTTGCATTGTGAATTAAGTCACATTTGCTTGTAAGCCTTAAGGATCAATGTCACTTTCATTGCTATGTCTGTTTATGTTACTGTTTAAGCTGCTGATGTTCTTTATTGTGATATAATTTTGATAAAATAGTTGATACTGGTACAAACAAGTTACTGTAACCCTTGTAACTTGGTCAAGCTAAAGGATTGCCATTTGTTATTAATACATTTGAAAAGAAGTTAATGAGCTCATGTTAAGTACACAAGATGGGAAAGAAATTCATTGTTCTGCACTGTTTGTGTAGATTGGTTTTTTGAACTACCAGAAAGGATTCTGGAGAACCACTGACGGCGAGAACAGCCCAAATGAGATCCTGGATGATCGTGAAATGGTGTGGCCAGCCATGCGATCGGATTGTGGAACTTGCCTGAGAAACTGATTCAAGCAACCCTGGATTTCAGATAAGCCCTATGCACTATTTTTCCTACCCGGATAATAGGGTCTGCACACTGACAATTCCCCTACAGTACACCTGTttggtctgtgaaggttctcagtcatccaggtcagaGTGTCCcagagagtcccagatttaaacccagtgggagtatccccccaaggagggacaagggaccccctggtgatccagacgccttaacgcccactcacatcctgggccatctgacctcaggaattcacatgacaaggtggggccaggtttcacaatgggctcacctgaaaccctggctgattaggtcccacacccgctttcacaccttggcgcatgtgattcaCCAGGGGGTCccttgtccctccttggggggatactcccactgggtttaaatctgggactctcggccatttgaccttagaactgaagaagcttctcggatgagaggtgaaacgtcttcaagcaacttaaagaagtccagacgcttttctttacaAACTCCTTTGAGTACACCTGTTTGGGTTTCAGCGACTTTAAAGGACAATTCAGACTGGACAATTCAAACTTCACAAGAGGAACACTTTAatctgtttcattcattcaaaagAGCTCTGATACAATTCAGTATAAGTCTTCCATTTAAgtgtctttattttgttttattttgttctgttttacatCTATTCGCCTTTAAAATGCACTATTAGTGTGCAATTTGGTTTATtgtgttgtatatgtttacGAATGGTACTGAGGCAATAAAGGTCCCAGTTATTCACTTCCAAGCCAACTCCTTTTGTGAGTCTCCAAAACAAAACCTCCTTCTGAACCTAGAAAGATGTCTAGGGTCTCTATTTGAAGTGAAAGTGTACTGGTCCTGAGTAGAGGCGCTACAAAACgtggcgagccagccaggaggTTTAATTCCTTTTATTTTTGGAAGTTGAGCAACTGGTGCTTTCATGCCCTTTGGGTCAAATCATTACATTTGTGCATGACATTCTGGGTTGGAGTAATAAGACAACATGGATGTAATCCAAACTGAAGGTGTCAAAGTACTTAACTCTGTCCTAGTAGGAGGGTTAACAGGTGATGAGGTTGACAATGAGGTTATTGATTACTTAGGGCAGTTTGGTTCTATTGGAAGAGTAATCAAAGTAACTAGCACAGAggcacagtttaaaaacacagCCATGGTGGAGTTCCAATCAGGTGAACCAGTCCAGTTCCTCAAGGATAGCTTGCCTTGCAAAAGACAAAGCCGTAACCCAAGTGTTGTCCATCATATCCAGCTTCTGTCTGCGCTgtatgctgcagacagaggttCATGTTTAACCCATTCTTACCTAACTGAACTAAAAGGGCTTGCCAAACTGAGTGGCGCAGATTTTGAGATGGTTTTGCTAGATGAGCTGGCCAGAATGAAGAAGTCCACTGAGAGTAACCCCGCAGTTGGACCAAATGTAACAGTGCCTAATCAGAATCTGCAGCTCACTAGTGACACAGACCAAGATGAACCAGCCATCATAGAGCATCAAAGTCCTGTTAAACTGGGCAGTGATTTAACCCACTTGCCTGAGCATGACTCTCACTCATCCTCTCCAAGTGTAGAGGTGACTCCCTCGCACAGAAAAACCACTATCTACTTACCACCTGAACAGCTCACTACACCTGAAGTACAGAGAGTAGTAGTTGAGCACGTCATTAAGAACAATGAAATGCCTTCTCAAGGTTATGCAAAGCTCAGGCCCTTCTCGGGGAAAACCCCTTGCTCTACCTTCGAAGCTGATTATGATACGTGGCGCAACAATTTTGAATTCCACCTCACAGATAGTACCATATCTGACAAACATATGGTAAGGAAAATAGTTGAGAGCCTTCTTCCACCAGCTGCTAACATTGTAAAGCACCTTGGTCCTAACGCTTCTCCCCATGACTATCTCAGCCTTCTTGACTCAGCCTATGGTATTGTTGATGATGGGGATGAGCTTTTTGCCAAATTCCTGAGCACAAACCAGAACTCAGGTGAAAAGCCTTCTGCCTATTTACAGCGGTTGCAGATAACCCTGAGTAAAGTCATTAAAAGAGGTGGCATCACTACAAATGATTCAGATCGCCAACTGCTTAAACAGTTTTGTAGAGGTTGCTGGAACAACAGCTTGATCACAACCTTGCAGCTTGAGCAGAAGAAGGACAAGCCaccttcatttccagagttgcTCCTCTTGCTACGTACTGAGGAGGATCGGCAAGCGGCAAAGTCCAGCCGAATGAAACAGCACTTAGGCATTTCTAAGCCTAAGGCGCATTTAAACTCCCTTGAAGTAGGAGAGTATATCACTGATGATACAGACGTATCAGCTGTTAATGATAGGCCAGTGTCTTTTGATGCACATAAGTTAGAAAGGAAACTTGCAAAGCTACAAGCTCAAGTGGCTTCGCTGAAAGCATCAGCTATTGACAGTTCAAGCCAGAACTCTGACAAGCCAAATAAGAAAACCAAACCTAAGTTCAAGGTTCTTCCTAAGGAGAAATCTGATCCAAGCGAGACTAAGCTTACTAAGAAGCCACGCCCATGGTACTGCTTCAGGTGCGGCGAGGATGGTCATATTGCTCCCTCTTGCAGCAATGAACCAAACCCTGAACTGGTTGAAATGAAACGTAAGGAGTTCAACCAAAAACTACAAGTCTGGGAGGAACAGAATATGTCAGCTTTAAACTAAAATCAGTTCCTGGGGAGGGACTACCAGGAACTGAAAGTAATCATGAACGTCCCAAACCGGAACCTCAGAGTAAAGCATCTTCTCTCTCTCGTGCAGCACGACCCCAGATTAGGTTACCCAAGGGACTTGTAGGACAGAAATGTACAGCAAATGTTACCGTGTCGGGAGTCAATTGCAGTTGTCTCCTTGACACTGGGTCTCAAGTGACCACAGTATCTGCTTCATTTTACAACACCAATCTTTCAGAACATCCCATTCAGCCCATCAGTGGCCTGGATGTTGAGGCAGCTAGTGGCCAAAATGTTCCTTACTTGGGATACATACCCATCAGCCTTAAGTTTCTAAAAAGCTTTATTGAAACTGAGCCTGAGGTTTCTAGTCTTGCTTTAGTAGTGCCTGACCTACGCTCTAACTGTGACTTGCCTGTGCTGATTGGGACAAATGCACTTGATGTTCTGTACTGACGAATATTGTCAGGGTAAAGATCCCAATGATTTGTCGCGGTCTATGGCTACAGGCAGATCCTTCGTACACTCAAGGTCAGGAGAGAGATAAACCTAGCCGGAAACGATGGCTTTGTAACTCTTAAGGGCAAGGTGCAACATGTAGTACCAGCTCAAGGGAGAGTCCTCCTTGAAGGCTGTGTCAGATCCAGCAGTGCTGGTGAATGTGCCATCGTTGAGCAGCCAACGACATCCACCTTACCAGGGGGAATTTTTGTGGAGTGCTGTCTTGTCACTTTGCCCAAGCAGCATCCTCATAGGTAACCTATATGGGTGAGAAATGAAACTGAGCATGACATAACACTGCCTTCTAGGTGTGTCATTGCAGAGCTCCATAGTCCTGGAAAGATATATGACGAATCATCTATTTCAACCAAAAATGATGACACTGTGAAATGTTGTAATGTTACTGCACAGCCAGTTGATGAACCTGCTCACCCAGATTTGACATTTGACTTTGGCAATTCTCCCCTCCCGCAGGAGTGGAAAGAGAGGGTTACCCAGCGTCTAAGTGCCTATGCTGATGTTTTTGCCCAGCATGATTTGGATTTTGGGCATGTATCTAAAGTGAAACATCACATAAACTTAAAGGACGAAGCACCCTTTAAGCAAAAGTCCAGGCCAATCCACCCAAATGATTATGAAGCTGTGAGGAAGCACTTGCAAACACTTCTTGATGCAGGAGTAATCCGTGAATCAGAGTCCCCTTATGCTTCACCAATTGTGGTGGTCAAAAAGAAGAATGGAGAGGTCCGTCTTTGTATTGATTATCGCAAGCTCAATGCGTTAACAATACGAGATGCGTACGCACTTCCAAACCTTGAAGAGGCTTTTTCAGCCCTTGCTGGATCCAAATGGTTTTCAGTAATGGATCTCAAGTCTGGTTATTATCAGATTGAGATGGAGGAATGTGATAAGCCCAAGACAGCTTTTGTGTGCCCTTTGGGATTTTACGAGTTTAACCGTATGCCCCAGGGGATCACCAACGCTCCCAGCACCTTCCAGCACTTAATGGAACGGTGTATGGGCAGCCTCAATCTGAAAGAAGTTCTGGTGTTCTTAGATGACATCATCGTGTTCTCCAGCACTTTGGAGGAACATGAAACCAGGCTTCTACGTGTCCTTCAGCAACTGAGAGAATATGGGTTGAAACTTTCTCCCCAGAAGTGCTCCTTTTTCCAAAGTTCAGTGCGATACCTGGGACACATTGTGTCTAGCAAAGGTGTAGAGACTGATCCTGAGAAGGTCAGAGCTCTCAAAACCTGGCCAAGACCCCAGACACTCAGTGACCTCAAGTCTTTTCTAGGCTTTGCAGGGTACTATCGACGGTTTGTGAAGGACTATTCAAAAATTGTCAAACCCCTGAATGATCTTACCAAAGGCTACCCACCATACAGGAAAGGCAGAAAGGTGACACCCGGTCCTAGCGGGTACTTGAACCCTAAAGAGCCTCTTTCCAGCCGTTGGACCCCTGCTTGTCAGGAAGCTTTTGAGGTAATCATAGAGAAACTGACATCAGCTCCAGTGCTTGGATATGCTAACCCAAAATTACCATACATCCTCCATACTGATGCAAGCACCTCTGGGCTAGGGGCAGCCTTGTATCAAGAACAGGATGGTGAAGTGAGGGTTATTGCCTACGCGAGTAGAGGACTTTCACCCAGTGAAAAGCGGTATCCAGCTCACAAACTGGAATTTCTTGCATTAAAGTGGTCCATTGTAGAGAAGTTCCAAGATTATCTCTACGGGAACACGTTCATGGTGTTAACAGACAACAACCCATTGACCTATGTTTTGAAGTCAGCCAAGCTTGATGCTGCCAGCTATCGCTGGTTGGCCGCTCTCTCCACCTTCGACTTTAATATTAAGTATCGTGCTGGTAAGAGCAATCAAGATGCAGATGGCCTCTCTAGGCGGCCACATGATACTGTGGGTGATGACTATGCTTCTCTTGAAGAAAAAAGAGCGAATGAAACAACCGCTTCCCATCATCTCTCTTCATCTTCCAACCGACAAGATGTGACAGCTGAC containing:
- the LOC116315515 gene encoding olfactory receptor 142-like, with translation MDNVSNVRIFILVGFNETTNYRVPLLLATLLYYCVILIINIALILLIVLDENLHEPMYILLSSFCINALYGSTGFYPKFFLDLLSSSHRISYEGCLLQAFIMYSFACSDLSILAVMAFDRYLAICRPLHYHSFMTKRRLSQLVCFSWLTPFCIFFMNILITSRLKLCDIKIQRVLCLNWLIIKLACPEADTFRKNISAYVTFIVYLSHWLFIVWTYMHLIKTCVRSREDRVKFMQTCVPHLISLMTFLFVLVFDPVYMIFGSTRLPQSLQNFITIEFLIIPPVMNPLIYGFKLTKIRNRILGLVCFKRKSIPSKLRVS